GGGTGAACCAGAAACGAGCGGGTGCCACCAATAAAGATCTGCACCTTCCGCAACAAGGCGGTAAGCACAGGTTGCCGGCAGCCAGTTGACCTCATAGACAATTTCCGGCGTCAGAAACACGCAATCGGGCACAGTTTTGCGGCGGTTGGGATAGTCGCTGCACTTGCAGCTATGCGCGTCCAACAGCGTGCAGGCAACCGTTGTCCAGTAAACCTGCTCGGTATCGTCATCCAGCAATTTATGCAGGCAGCACTGACCACACCCGTCGCACAGGCTTTCCCACTCATTGCGAGTCATCTGCTCAAGTGATTTGGTTTGCCAAAAGGGTTTCTTATCCATGCCGCAGCATATAGAGCAATTGCGAGCTTAGTGGCATGGGCAAATCGCCGCCCTTCGCTATTGAATGCTGAGTATTCTTGGGTTAAAGAACCCTCGTCATCCTTATGACCGTAAGCGTCTTACGTTAGGCAACGCATCAATTTAGCTGGGAACGGCTATCCATTTTTGATGTTTCGTTGCACGTTTCCCGCATAATATTCAGGAATACACATGTCTCAGTTTGAAGGCACTCGCCGCAGAAAACTGCCAGCGCGTTATGCATCTATTGTGATGCCTTTCATTCTCTCGATCAT
This sequence is a window from Ochrobactrum quorumnocens. Protein-coding genes within it:
- a CDS encoding YcgN family cysteine cluster protein translates to MDKKPFWQTKSLEQMTRNEWESLCDGCGQCCLHKLLDDDTEQVYWTTVACTLLDAHSCKCSDYPNRRKTVPDCVFLTPEIVYEVNWLPATCAYRLVAEGADLYWWHPLVSGSPDTIYEAGVSVRGKVTAFDHELADEEEYLEHMVPLDYSGSS